Below is a genomic region from Pseudarthrobacter sulfonivorans.
CACGCCTTTTGAGCTGAATCCGACGATATCGGCCCGGTTATCACCGTTCACATCGGCGAATGCTGGAGCCCCAGAGAGGGAAAACGGAAGTAGAGAGGCCAGCGCTGGAACTACCGATGTGAGGGCCAGCTTACGTTTCGCGGACCGCCTTAGGTGCTGTCTCTTGCCGGCTGCCAGCTGCGATTCGTGTCCGGTCTTGCAGGAAATTCGTTTTGGTGTAAACAATGTGATGCTCCTTTGCGAGGTGCCCATCCGTTTTGGGTGGGCTTGTTGATCCTGAAGGCAGTCCGTTCAGGCTCGATGCGCCGGGATTACGCGGCGAACAGTTCGTTCCCTCGAGCCAACTCGGTCCCTTGTTCCGCGGCTTCCAGAGAAGAGCAAGTAGTGACTGACGCTTCGGTCAACAGAGAATCTCAACGGCCGAAGGGAGGGCGTCTTCTGCAAATCAGGGTTTCCAGTCGTATGCCCGCCAGTTTTTCTCAGTCACGGGGGTGTCAATCAGAGCAGTCGGGCCAGATTTCCTGACCCCAGAGCTGAGGGTGACCATCAGTCAGTGTGGGCTGCCACGCGTCAATTGCCGCGGGTCCGGCGGGCTTCGCTTGTGCCAGAAGCCATTCAACGTGGCGTCCTGCACGTTCAGGCATCGACAGACCCTTCCAGACATAGGTCCGGTCCTCAGAATTCCCCGAGGGGATCCACCATCCGGTTTCCGGGCAACGGACTCCTGTCGCCGCTTCAACCCGGGCACCGCCGCGTGATTTACCGTCGTGGATCCTGGATGTTCCTATTCGTTTCATGATCAGGATCTCCTCTGGATCGTTAAGTGCGGGCGGTGAGGCTTTTTGCATCAGTTGGGTGGCTTGGTGCGTTGGATGGTGTCCGAAGTTGATGCCGGATCCCGTCCCGTGTTTTGGCTCCGTGTATATTGCCAAGTTAGGTCTCGCGCCTTCAGGGAAGCTTCTGTCTTTCTTCAGGCCTTCTGCGGGCAGTCCACGGCGGGCGTCGTGCCAAGCTCAGGTTTCGCGGTACATCGTTCCGGAATTCGTGCGTTACCGGGCAAAAACCGATCGCCGTATAGGCGCAACCAACGGCGGCACGACCCGGATTTCTCACCCTGCGCGCACAGCCGCGTCCCTGGCGATCTTGTCTCCAGGACGACTTGGGCCAAGGCTGAGGTCGGGAGTATGCGATGGCGACTTCAGTGGAGGTTGCGATCCCCGACTCTACGTCGGCGCTGCTGGCTGCCAGTAACTCATATTTCGACTCGCCGTTTCAGGGCTGTGCATGCCAGCCCCGACTCAGCGATCTCTCTTTCACATAAGATCCGGTGATTGGCGATCTTTGGAGAGGTGCTTAGCTAAGCATGATTTTGCCTTGCGTCTCCGGCTGTCCACGAGCTAGGGGATAGTCATGCAGTTCAGGATTCCCGGAACAATCGACGCCCTCGAACCCGACGCGATGTTAACGCTTTCGTTCAAAGGCCCACGCCTCACAACGGGTGGCGGTCATCTTCATCGGAGCCAGAATCCGCTTTAGACATATTTGACGTTTCAACCAACTCCCTTAGCTCTGAACGTGAGTGAGAGCGCGTGAGCCGCTCCCCCTCCGAATAATGAGTTCAGGCAATAGTTCAAGCCTCGGCCAATAGAAGAACCACATCCACACTCGACTGCCGGCACATCTGCTTAACCAGATCGCGGGACAGCTGAATATTCGCGCTTTTGGGGTCCATCTGTCGTGTGTTTGGGGGCCGGTAGGCAGGGCGCGCAGTAGCGGTCTTGGGTGCCGGTAGTGGCGAGTCTGGGGGCCACCCAGTTTAGGCTCCTTCCGTCGTGTGTATAGGGCGCACGGCGGAAGGAGTAATCATCAATGGTACGGAAGATCAGAGCGAAGCTCGTGTTGCAGTTGCGCGCCGAGGGCCTGTCCGGTCGGGCGATCGCGGCATCGCAGGGAATGTCGCGGAAGAGCATCACGGCGGTGCTGGAGGCTGCCGATGCGGCCGGTGTGGTTTGGGATGATATCGCCGACAGCACGGACCGCGAGGTGTATGCCCGGTTGTTCCCGGGGCGCGGTGAGCATCAAAGCGTGTTCGCGCAGCCGGACTGGGACCAGGTCCACAGGGAGATGGCCCGGGTGGGGGTGACGCTGAAGCTGCTGCATGGCGAGTACGCCGATTCATGCGCCGCGGCCGGTGAGCCTGTGATGGGCTATGACCGGTTCTGCAGGACCTACCAGCGGCATGTGTTGGTAACGGGGGCGGCGTCGCGGGTCGGGCACAAGGCCGGGCAGACGGTGGAGGTCGACTGGTCGGGGCCGACGATGCAGTTGGCCGATCCGGTCACGGGCAAGGCCAGGACCGTGTATCTGTTCGTGGCATGCCTGCCTTTCAGTCGGTATGCGTTCGTCGAACCCGCCCTGGACATGAAGCAGGACACCTGGTTGCGGGCCCATGTGGCGATGTTCGAGGCCTTCTCGGGCTCGGTGCCGCGGATCGTGTCGGACAATCTGAAGACCGGTGTCATTAAGCATCCCCGCGAGGGCGAGGTCGTGCTTAATGACGCCTACCGCGAGATGGCGGCGCACTATTCGGCGGCGGTGCTGCCCGGACGTGTCAGGGCACCGAAGGATAAGGCCAGCGTGGAAAACACGGTCGCCCACGTGGCTACCTGGGTCATCGCCGGGCTGCGCCAGCGACAATTCACCTCGTTGCCGGAGCTCAGGGCCGCCATCATCGAGCGGGTGGCGGCCTACAATGCGGAGCCGTTTCAGAAGCGGCCCGGGTGCAGGGCCGGCGTGTTCGCAGCCGAGGAGCAGCCGCTGCTGACGGGGTTGCCGGCGGCGGCCTACGAGATCAGCAGGTGGGTATACGGGCGCCGGGTGGGCCGGAACGGGCACGTGGTCTGGGAGAGGAACTACTACTCGGTGCCCTTTGCCAATATCGGCACCACGGTGGACCTGCGGATCACCGATCGGGTGATTCAGGCCTACCGGGGCACCGAACGGCTGACCAGCCACCCGCTGCTGCCCGAGGGCGCGGCCAACGAGTACCGCACCAACGACGCCGACCTGCCCGCCGGCGAGAAGTACCGGCAGTGGGACCCGGCCCGGGTGCGGGAGTGGGCCGGACGGCTCGGCCCGGCAACGGTGACCGTGGTCAACCGGATCTTCGAGTCCGTCCCGGTCGACGAGCAGGGCCTGGACGCGGCACTGGCCGTGTTGCGGCTCTCCCGGCGTTATTCGGCTGAACGGATCGAGGCAGCCTGCCGGCTTGCGTTGGCAGGCCGCGTGCGGTCCCCGCGGTATGCGCATCTGCAGCCGATCCTGGCCACGGAGCAGGACAAAGCCGCCGGGCTCAGGCCACCACGGGATGAACCGGCCGAACACGGCGGATACGTGCGCGGCGCCGAATACTACGCAGGTGGTGCCAAGTGAGCGGGATCGATATCGAAACCAAGCGCAAGCTCCGTGAGATGGGTGCCGCCCCGATGCTGGAGGCGCTCGAGGCCCAGGACGAGACGCTCGTGCTCGGCATGGCCTTCGAGGAACGGCTCCGGCTGGTCGTCGACGAGGCCCACTCCGGGTTCAACCACGCCAAGGTCGAGGGACTGATCCGGCGGGCCGGGCTACGCTACCCAGGCGCAGACCTGCGCCGGCTCGACCTCGTGGACGAGCGTGGTCTGAACCGGAACGTGATCGCCCAGCTCGGCACGTGTTCGTTCATCGAACGGCAGCAGAACGTCGTGTTTCAGGGATTCACCGGATCCGGGAAGTCCTACCTGGGGTGCGCTCTGGCCAAGCAGGCCTGCCAGCACCGGATCCGGGCCCACTACGTCCGCATGCCCGACCTAGAGGAAGCCTGGGCGCTAGCGAAGGACAAGCCACAGGGACAAACCAAATTCCTGAACAAGTACGCGGCCTTCACCCTCCTCGTGATCGACGAATGGCTTCTCGACCACCCCGACGAGGGCATGCGCAGCATGCTACTGGAGCTGCTCGAGCGCCGCTACGACACAGCATCGACCGTGTTCTGCACCCAATACGCCAAGAAAGACTGGCACCAGCGGCTCGGCTCCGGGGTCCACGCCGATGCGATCATGGACCGCATCGTGCACAACACCATCTGGGTCGATACCGGCAAC
It encodes:
- the istA gene encoding IS21 family transposase, translated to MVRKIRAKLVLQLRAEGLSGRAIAASQGMSRKSITAVLEAADAAGVVWDDIADSTDREVYARLFPGRGEHQSVFAQPDWDQVHREMARVGVTLKLLHGEYADSCAAAGEPVMGYDRFCRTYQRHVLVTGAASRVGHKAGQTVEVDWSGPTMQLADPVTGKARTVYLFVACLPFSRYAFVEPALDMKQDTWLRAHVAMFEAFSGSVPRIVSDNLKTGVIKHPREGEVVLNDAYREMAAHYSAAVLPGRVRAPKDKASVENTVAHVATWVIAGLRQRQFTSLPELRAAIIERVAAYNAEPFQKRPGCRAGVFAAEEQPLLTGLPAAAYEISRWVYGRRVGRNGHVVWERNYYSVPFANIGTTVDLRITDRVIQAYRGTERLTSHPLLPEGAANEYRTNDADLPAGEKYRQWDPARVREWAGRLGPATVTVVNRIFESVPVDEQGLDAALAVLRLSRRYSAERIEAACRLALAGRVRSPRYAHLQPILATEQDKAAGLRPPRDEPAEHGGYVRGAEYYAGGAK
- a CDS encoding ATP-binding protein; this encodes MSGIDIETKRKLREMGAAPMLEALEAQDETLVLGMAFEERLRLVVDEAHSGFNHAKVEGLIRRAGLRYPGADLRRLDLVDERGLNRNVIAQLGTCSFIERQQNVVFQGFTGSGKSYLGCALAKQACQHRIRAHYVRMPDLEEAWALAKDKPQGQTKFLNKYAAFTLLVIDEWLLDHPDEGMRSMLLELLERRYDTASTVFCTQYAKKDWHQRLGSGVHADAIMDRIVHNTIWVDTGNHNMREHATMKQ